The following DNA comes from Oreochromis niloticus isolate F11D_XX linkage group LG23, O_niloticus_UMD_NMBU, whole genome shotgun sequence.
AGAAGAATGAGAAACATCCTGTTTACACATATTTCTGTATACTATAAAAAGGTTTATCTGCACTGTCGTGCTGTCAGAAACAACAGTCCTCTTATATTTAAATTCGCTGAAGCTTCATGAGAAATAAGCTCAGAACCTGAATCCAACTGACGCCGTTAAATAGACTCGGCGCTGCTCGATTGTGCTCacagctttgtgtttttcctcacGCTGTGTGGTTTGCAGTGGTATGGCCGTAAAGTCGGCAGTGACACGCGAGTCTGCGCCAAATGTGACACATTATTATAATAAAAGTCACATGCAAAATTAATAGCTGCCATTAAAAGAGTTTGGCCAacacaaacaaggaaaaaataaataaagaatcacAACGTATGGAGCACAATGAGGCCCCTCCACACTGgtacaggaaacagaaaagaaagtcCTGAATGTTTCAACGGTCCTGTAAACGGAATTCCTCGTCTTTACATTTGCTGAACTTCACTTGGGCAGGCTCCTTAGATCTATTAACAGCTGTCAAAATATATTAACACCTCATTTCTATTGTCTGACGCCTTCTAAGGCTTCAAGTAGTACAACTATGTCTCTCTGTTCACATCATCTGAAATGACACATGCAAGTGTTCCTCGAGTGTTTCAACATCAAAAACGGCCAAACTTTCAGCTCTCACACGGGACAGTTTGAGCTTGGTTTTCTCTTGCCTTTTGAGTTGAtttgatgtaaataaaaaagaaatactctggttttgTTTAATATACATCCTCTCACAGCATGTTAACACTCAGCTGTCTGGTTCAGCTCCATCAAAAGTTTATACGTGCTTGCATGTCTGCAAGCAGAAGCTGCAAACACTGAGCGCAATGAGTTATTCTGGTTCATGCTTGGAGTCTGCCTGTGTAGCTGGGATATTGTAATGTAGTTATTGTAGCGTAGTATCTGCAGATTTGAGCTGAAGGTCACGctgtcacacactcacagacagtaTAACACTGGCGTCAATGTGacaacactgaaatacattttacatacaGTTATTCACACTCACTAAAACATCTAGTAGGAGCTTGCACAAATGACCCCAGTCCCCAGTGTAAGAACAAGCAGAAGCACCCTCCTCACACCTGGTCCTGGAAAGGCTCAGCTATGCTTGAGACACTCAGTGTTGAAATCAGGTTCTCATCGTGAACCCTGTGGAGAAAACCCAGACCGTGCTCTTTGCACCCGTGCTCTTTGGTGAGAATAGTCAAATGTCAgtctaataaacacaaaataaaaccctCACGATCTAATCCACTTCTTCACAATCGTAGTTTCAATCAGATTATTTTTCCAGTATATCCAGTGTTACTCTACAttagatctttttttaaaattaattctgATTTTATTGCATGTAAACTTAAAACAACAAAGTGCTCTTTCTCCCTCTCAATTTGAGTTTGGTCTGCTTTTAAtaagcacattttttaaatatttggggTAATGGATTATAATCAACCCCTTTCCCTCGTTCACATTTTCTCCACTAACCAGAGCAACATTTAAGTCATTAATGAGGAGACATAAAATGTGGGAAGAAAAAAGTAAATGGCTTTgaggtttgaaaaaaaaaaaatgtaatgtggaCATGGAGGCATCACGGCGAAGCACACAGGATGTGAAAGGAATCAGTTTAGATTTAAACACAAATTTTAAGACTTTTTTGAATAATGTTTGAGCTTGCTATGCTTTTAAAACATGATAAACTTCTGCTAGAGTCTGATCAATGCTGGCAGGGAGTAAAGAAATATTCTTTATATGTTGAAAACTATGCTCTCACTGTTTATTAACTTACCAGGAAAGCATTTTTCAAACTAGTAACTTGATATGACGCCACCATTTGACCCTGCATCATCCTGCTCTGCTACATGTGCTGCCACACAGCGCTCAGAGTGCTGTGAATTGTGTGAACACATTCTGCTGTGTATGAGAAACCAGAAGCTCATAGTGATAAACATCAGCCATCCTATTCATCAAACACAGTTGATGTAATGAATTCAATAATAAAATGTTGGAAAATAGACTAAAAAGATacctaacatttatttttccttcacagAAATGACCAAAAATACCTGCAGATTTATTTTCTCTTGATGAACCCTTTACTTCAGCTCGCTTTGTGACCCATGGACCATAGTTTATGCATTCGGATTATGACTGGACTAATTTTTTCCTTCTATATTTTACACGTGTCAGAGTGTAAAATCGAGCAGTTCATCCAAAGAAAGCAAACCGCTTAACCTACCACGTATCCATATTGGATATAGGACCCTTGGAAAAATTGGCTCCATTGAACGTGAGACAAAAAAGGAGGAGGATAGTTCCTAAATTCTTCATCAAATGCATATGTAAAAACAACTCTGGCCTCATGCTGTAATACCTGTTTGACTTTAAATGCAACGTGCCAGGATACAGATGTGTGTGGGTGCACGCCATATGCCGAGGCCAGGCGATTTATTCAGTAAAGAATTCCTATCATTTGTTTAAAGATTCCTGTTGCAGGCCCAAAAACCCCCTTATTTTAAAGGTAAACTTTGATTATGGCATGGGACCTATGAGTTTATAAGAAAAGCTTTACTCCATTTTGATTTTACACCACATCAGTGTGGCTGAGAGGCCTTTATTGACTTAATCGATCACTTCTGTACATAAAGAATACGACATATTCTAGCCCTACTGTGACTACACATTCTTGAGCTCGCTGTATGGTTATGCTGAACCACGtgaatatattttaaaggcAGGCACCGACTAGAGTCCCACATATTTCAGAGCTGTAACTGAAAAGGCATTTTACTACTCTGATGTCTTAAATTCACATCAAAAACAGAGGGGGTAAGACGTAGTTAGCCTTTGTATGTTGCTTTTTGGAGTAAAGTGTCTTTTACTCACTCATACACACATTAAAACTACTTCAAGCAACACAGTTGGTGGGAGTACAGCTCAGAGACCACACACTCCCAGCACGCACTCTTTACTAGCGCACATGGAGGCCAAATGTACAGTCACACTCAGTAGCCTTTGACCGACAAATCACGTAGAAACACACGGAAAACCTCCAGCAGACTCTAATTTAGGGAGTGTGCGTAAAAGCAGAGCTTAAGGTGcctttaactgctttttaatgaATTAAACTGTGAATTCTAAGAGTAGGGATACTGGATTAAAACCTGATGGCCCAGGAGATTAAAACCAAGCTGAGTTGTATTTAGCTGAAATGATTGGGGTCTGGTGACACCTAAATGTTTGTGGCGAGGGTCTTAACGACTTCTGGAAGATTTGTGGGTTGCTCAAGATGCTTTCGGGATCTATATTCTAAATATGTAGACAGACAAGAGTTAAAATCTGTATTTCCAACAATCTCATCATGTAAACACACTGCTTCAATCAGAAGATGAACTCTTGACCAGAGTAGTGTAATAATGCTATAGATTCAATGTAATTCATTGCAAGCACATTTAATACCTATAGCATGTGAGCCGTACAGGACGACAACTGGTGATTGTTAAACTAAACTATGAGGATTATGCAACTATGCTTAATACACTATATCAGCAGCAAAACCAccttaaaaaagaaagtttacATCTCATCAGGAGCCTCTAACATGGCTCAAACATATAGTTTCCAATCACTGCTTGCTCACTTAGAGAATAAGGAACAGATCATACTTAGGGATTTTTTtcttggagaaaaaaagagatgagAAGCTTTTTTAGAAAACCGCACAGTGACTCTGTCCTGTAGATGGGAAATGATGGTCTGGAAGCTCTCAGTGTTTGTATGTATCCCACTTAGATAAAAACCTGTTATAAGTGGAAAATCATTTTCCCATTAACACAAACtccctatttaaaaaaaacaaaacaaaaacaacaaaaacgttTTACTTTGCCTTTCTTCCTGTACAGTGAAATTACTTTTACATTGAGGGCATTTTagccaattattttttaaagtttactaTCTAACACATATACTAGCCAATACATATGATTATTAAATACTTTATAACACATTTTGTTCCCCACACTCCTTATGTTGCCATACTTAATATGACATATTTGCCTCTAAAAGCTGCCTCCTGTCAGCTACTGTAGCTTGCAGCTTGTTTCAGCAGAACCCCTCCTCTCGTCTCTCAAAATCACCTAAATAACAGTTATTTAtgaataattattaataaattcGCAGTATTTTAAATACTGGCTAACTCATCATTAATTCGGCATACATATCCACATTATTACTTACTCTACTGTCGTCTGAAGTTATAACTTACACCCAGAGGAACAGCAGCAGCTATTAGCAGctctgaaaagaagaaaaaaaagcagctttttCTCTGGCCCTGTTGTGGCAGGAGGGcaaacacagctgcagctaATAAAATTAGGCTAATAATGGCTCcgtttgattcaggtgtgccaAATGAACCACTACTGACAATATACGCCAGTGAACACCGACAGAAACGGCGCTATTGTTAACGCTCAGCGGCACAGTGAGTCAAACGGTGCTGGAGTTATTAATTTTATTAGCTGCAGCTGTGTTTAACCAAAGGCGCCTACGTGAAAGAGGTCAGCTAAACAAAAGGATATTAAAATAATGGACGGCTTGCCAAAGTGAAGAGGGGAATATTCGGTTTTTAGAGAAAAGGCATGTTCatttcaaagattttttttttaactgaagaGAGGGCAACTTTTGCCTGCTGGCAAAGGCCTCTGGCTAATAGACCAGTCAATTAAGTGGGGCCTTAATTAAGCTAACCCTTTGCATTGACAGTGAGGAAGTGTTTTTGGTGTGGTTTATTAGTTTTtaccattttaaaataatacgGAGgtcataaaagaaatattttatacCAAGAATAGGCCACTTTGTTTAAATGAATCCATGTTAATCTCCCTGTTAATACACAGATGCTTCTTACATTTAATTTTCCAGCTTTTCTTAGAAATCACTGACAGTCTCCCATCATCTGTATTTAATATTGGTGGGAAAATGCAAAGCTGCTTCAAACTTCAAAGCACAGAAAACTGAAGGAAGAATTATTTGAAGTTAGTGGTCCCAAAACTATTCAAAAAGAAAGGATGTGTCCAGCTTACAGAGGGATAGATAGAGGGTGTTGGAGGCGAACTTCCTTCACACAAGTGTTTAGCAGTTATTATGGCACCATAAAAATAAACGAGTGTTAGGATTAACTCTTTAAAAATTAGTAAAATAGACATGTATTTACTATGCAACGCAAATGTGCCAAAGAGAAGGGGTGGTATTGATACATGATAAGAGAAACAACAATTTTCCAATGTGGGTCTTGTGCCTAAAATACAGAATCAAAAACTAAAGCTAAAGCTGTTAAATAACTACATTAGGCTTAAAACTGTACTTTAAGTCTTCAGAATATTCCACAAGTTAAAACCCATTAATATCTCCTTGTAACATGATTGTGAGGGATGTTAgtgtttactttatttaatAACTATTGACAGTTTAAGGATAAACTACCATGACTTCTATCAGCTCAGCCTGGCACCTGCTTacttacatataaatatatatgcattGACCCTTGTGATTTTGGTGCTACATTGTCCTCAAGCATGAGTCAAAACTGCCATAAAACTTCAGTCTGTAAGCTCTTTGGTTTTAATATGTCATTAATAATTTGTAACAACTGCTTAACTTTTGGTAACATCTAAAAGCATCATTTCAACTTCTACCCATTTAAGCTTGCCAAAGTTTTATGTCTGCTTACTCGAATATGAATAACTCACTTTTCAAGAAGTCACTGTGTGCGCTTGGGAATAAACTCCATCCATTGGTGAAAACAAGTGAATCCAGCCTGAGAGAATAGGAATTTTCCACCGTTTTCCCTTCCTGGCGACAAATGGCACGACAGTGGACCGAGCAAGGAGATCTAAAGACAAGGAGTGATGAGGACAGACTGCTGCTGGCGGGCTGAGTAAAGAGCAGTAAAATGACACATgcaaagagagtgagagagaggggagagtgCAGGAGGCAgggagggaaagaaaggggagggAGGAAGGTCTGGGAGGGAAACTCAGAGACAGAATGACATGAAATCAGAAACAAAATGCAGTAGTCACATTTATTACTGCCCCCACATCACAGTGTTAGCCTCAATTAATGTAAAGTAGTTACAAGTGCAAAGTAATGGACAAAGCTGTGCAGGTAAAATAAGCCACTTCTTTGTTCTTGAAAGCCGCAAACTAAAATGAATAATGTGATCACGTTAGTCATTAATTCATATTCCAGATGTGGCGATAGCAGAGAACAGGAGGACGGGGAGGAAAAAGTGGAAACGGTGATGGCAGAATATTAATGTCAGAAGTTCATCTTGGAAGCAATGTCAGAAATCGTGCAGCTCATAAATAGAAGTAGATGCGGAGATCTATAAATGAAAGACACAGAGATGATTCCTTCATATATGATAGGCTTAAAAGTCCTGTCTTTGTCTTTATGTCTCTTTATCCCACAGCTCTGTTCTTCTATACTACACAGAGTTTTCCACGCTTTGGCATTAGATAGATGAGCAACACGCTTCAACGAAGCATTAAAGAAATGGTTACGTGAAGCACTAAACTGATGGAAAGCTAGGCCTTTTTATGAAGCGGAAAATTCAAAATTCAGCGGGGAATGCTGGTGTCCAGCcgtctttctgtgtttttctcacAGTGTAAAATCAAGTCATTGTATTGAGTTTGTGGTCCCTGATTATAAATGGATTTACCTGATCAAACCACGGGGCGCTCGCTGTACTCTGTGTGTAACATGTTAGTGCTATTGGATTATAGCTGATTGTGTTTCCATCGTctttacaagatgataaatggGGAATATTATCTCCCTTGCTTTTAAGGAAAGCAATAAAACCCTGGACTTTCCccattatttatttcacataTATACACCGTCCATCCACTGgttatatgtttgtttgtgtgtgcgtccaAATAGCAGGCCTGGGTTTTCCCAACAGTGTGGTCAGCATGTCTTGATTTATTCTAGATGGAAGAATAGTCACCTATCATTACCACTCAGCCCGTCTGCCTTCCTGTCGCACCTCCTCTGTggttttgctctctctctctccctgtgtgttgtgtgtgtgtgtgtgtgtgtgtgtgtgtgtgtgtgtgtgcccgcACTGACAACACTTGTCTGTCCTACATCATCTTAAGTATCTTTGACAGCTCACCACAGGTCACTCACCGTGAGcataaggtgtgtgtgtgtgtgtgtgaaggtatGTACAGCAGTTAAAGGGTGCTTTCAGAAGGCTCCAGCGGAAACAAGCCGGCTCTTATAACCTGTAATGGCAAATATTGATGTTACACGTGCTTTAACGTCCTTAAAAGACCACGCGGTGTGTTCTTGATTGACTTATATGGCATAAAGCGAGATGTCTGCAATCTGCTTTAAAGCAGAACAAAGTTTCAGCGCGGCCGATTGAAGGCCTCAAAGTTACTGCAGAGCGAACCGTCACATCACAAATAAAAATCAagtctcctttttttctctttcaatccatgaggattttttttttttgcttttcacatTTTAAGAAGACACTTGTCAGATCAGTTACATACAAAATATAATCGTCaataataatcaataatcaCTCTTTGGCTTCTCTATTAAATGGATTAATCTTGAAAAAGATGCAAAACTTTTCATATGTAACTCACAGAGGCTCAGGACTACGTTTTACTCACAGGCCCACAAGATAAAAATGTTTCTATAACTTAATATGtaatataataaaaagaaaatgaaacaaagccAATTGGAAATGTTTAATATTAACATTCAAAATCAGTTATTAAAATAAAGACATGCATTTTCCGTCTGTTTGGTGACACTTGTCACTGGTGCAGGAGCACTGCTCTAACAAAAATGAGAGACTGTACATATACTGGACCTGTCATGAGAGGAGCGCGTGTCCTTGTGCTTTTCTGTGCAAATGCTGCCTCACTGTGGTGCCAAGGGGGAAATTATATGTTTGCTACTGAGGGTGTGTAAACTAGTCCAGAGCTCAAGCTTAAGGTAATTACCAGGtaataaaactaaatacaaaAGTAAAAGAAGATGAGTTTTTTTCCCTAgttgaaataaaaaatactataagaaaatgtgtgttaaacaaaattaaacagatggaatatactgtatataataaaaataatgaatcaatcaatcaatacatACATGTACAGAAAATGTCTCCTCTACCAAAGCCACATGTAGTTCCTTTGTCTGTCTTCCGTGGTTCACTGTGGCTTTGACATCCTCAGAAATAAAGATAAATTAAATTGTGTCACCTGTACGGAGAACAAGAATaaagaaatcatttaaaatgtttttaaatgtgcctaCGTAACTTCTACTGAGCTACCATGGatttaaacaaatacatttacattgcTTGTTTTGATTCCCAAAAACCACAAATCCAAGTAAGAAGAGGAGCAAGGAGAAGACCCATCATGGAAAGGCAGGCTGCTGCACGCACCACAGGCAGATAGAAGAAATGGCTGGcacccagcctctatggatcttggcTGGACAAAAGCCTACCAGTGGCTTTTGTCCAgccaagatccatagaggctgggtctaccacaccagccaagaccccaggtgcaggctgtgtaaagatgcccctgagacaatccagcacataacagcagggtgctaACAGGAAGGGCATACacggaacgccataaccaagtggcggGCATACTATACAGAAACATCTATGCcgaatatggcctggaagtcctgaggttctggtgatggctaaccaatgGACATAGTAGTAGtggacaagcagaagaagatggctgCAGTGAGAGACGTAATGataccgaatgacagcaacatcaggaagaaggaacatgagctggagaagtaccaagggctcagagaagagctcaagaagatgtggagaatgaaggtaacagtggtcccagagACCAACAGAGAGCTcagtgcagtgactcccaagctaggcgattggctccagcagatcccaggaacaacatccaagAGTGCCGTCCTAGGATAAGCAAAGttactgtgcaggaccctcaagctcccaggtctctggtagaggacccgagcttgaaggataaagaccGCCCGCAGGGCAAGAGTGTAATTTGATATGAATATATATTTCATAATCTCTAtataaaatatgacaaaatcacaaatcaggggaaaaaaacaactgtgCTTTAGTTGGCTTTATTTCTTTAACCAGGTCTGTTGAGTGATATCACCAAAAACCAGCTGTTAAGCCAGCCTTGTTCATGTCTATGTAAAGCCTGTGTAAATGCTTTTACTTTCATGTGAGCACAGCGTGTATGTGTCTGAAAAGGGCAAAAAGTGAGTACTGACTGCAGAGATGAAGAACTGCTGCCATTGCTGCACTgagatgaaaagaaaacagattatCCACAGAAATATGTAACTAAGTGAGCGGACTAACCAGGTTTCCAGTGTGAAAAGTTTACAGCCCAAACCACAAGCTGAAGATGGAAGATTTTTATGCTACACAGCAAGAAGTGCATCATCTTACTTCTAATATGAAATTCAGAACTGAAGTGTTGAAGCTCTGGACGACAATGCAGCGTTttggactgaagaggaagaagtatCACACTGACTGAATGGCAATACACATCAGCAGTTCAGCTAATGTGAGTTCTAGTTTAGCTCAGAGTTGCTATGATTAAGTGCAGTTTAATATTTATGCAATCATCCGTCAGTGTGTTATTTGTaactctgtgtgcgtgtgtgtagtTAGCACTGTGTGCAGtatgtttacagttttctgtaaAGAGTTGGTCAGTGCCTGAGGTCTTTATGTGGTCTAATCCCACAGCCTCTTTCTGGAAAACACGAGTAGCAGTGGAACCACTGACTCAAATTTTGGATCTCATTCTCATGACCAAGCAATTGTGTGAGTTTCAGAGGGCTCTGAAGCTATAAAAGAGGGCAATATGAGCACATACGTTACATTACTTGTAGATATTTCAAGGGAGGCTAAACAGTGAAGCACAGTCGGTCCCAAGATGGGCAGGGTGAGTAGAACAACATTTAGATCTGGCATGTAAAATCATTAATACCAGGTTATCACTCACATACAATCCCCCAGATCATTTTCTACGAGGACAAGAACTTCCAGGGTCGCAGGTACGAATGCGACAGCGACTGCACCGACTTCCACTCCTATCTGAGTTGCTGCAACTCGGCCCGTGTGGAGAGCGGGACCTGGGTGATCTACGAGAGACCAAACTACTTGGGTTACCAGTACGTCCTGAAGAGAGGGGAATACCCCAACTACCACAGCTGGAATGGCCTCAATGACAGAGTCAGCTCTTGCAAGATGATTCACTTTGTAAGCCATCTCAACACATCAGGTGCCTCGTACCAAGAGGTCAAAGACACTGTGGTTAGTGGGAAAGTGGCTGTGATACCCTAAGATCCTACACATCTCAGGGGATTTTTATAGCATTTTAAAAACGCCACTTCATTTTCACATAAATGAATCTTGAAAACTGGATTGGAGGAATAAATCCATGATAAGAAACAGCATATTTCTGTAGTGACATCATTCGAACCTAGCTTCATTGTTTTCCCAACCCCCAACCCTCCCCTCTACCTACTGTCTTCTGCTTCACTCAGGCCCCTGGAGACCCCTACAAGATCCAGCTGTACGGCAAAGCCGATTTCTCCGGTCAGGTGTTTGAAGCGAGCGAGGACTGCGCCTCTGTGCTGGAGACGTTTCACTGGAGAGAGGTGCACTCCTGCAGGGTCCTGGGAGGCTGGTGGGTCTTCTATGAGCACCCCAACTACAAGGGCCGCCAGTACCTACTGGAGAAAGGCGAGTACCGCAGGCCTGTGGACTGGGGCGCTGTCTGCCCCACCGTGCAGTCGTTCAGACGGCTGACTGAGTAAAAGAATtccaattattattatttttttaaccttttctttGGCTTTCGATTAGCTAATAATTTGCATCAATGCAGCTGCTAAAtaggtaaaataaaaactgaatgatGAGACATTGCGAAGTTGTTTCAtccctgtgtgtgagtgtgttgcTTTAAAGTGTGGAGATGAAAAAGTCTAGCCCGTGTGACCACAGCTAAATTATTTAAAGCCGTATTAAAGGAGTTATTAAAAGGGACTACAGGGTCTAGTTGAGGGGGTTGTGGGTCCTGTAACACCCTTTAACGGATTTTATGTTAACAGATTTtcccaaattaaaaaaataaggcaCCACTTCGGTGT
Coding sequences within:
- the LOC100700946 gene encoding beta-crystallin S isoform X1, yielding MAIHISSSANIIFYEDKNFQGRRYECDSDCTDFHSYLSCCNSARVESGTWVIYERPNYLGYQYVLKRGEYPNYHSWNGLNDRVSSCKMIHFAPGDPYKIQLYGKADFSGQVFEASEDCASVLETFHWREVHSCRVLGGWWVFYEHPNYKGRQYLLEKGEYRRPVDWGAVCPTVQSFRRLTE
- the LOC100700946 gene encoding beta-crystallin S isoform X2 produces the protein MGRIIFYEDKNFQGRRYECDSDCTDFHSYLSCCNSARVESGTWVIYERPNYLGYQYVLKRGEYPNYHSWNGLNDRVSSCKMIHFAPGDPYKIQLYGKADFSGQVFEASEDCASVLETFHWREVHSCRVLGGWWVFYEHPNYKGRQYLLEKGEYRRPVDWGAVCPTVQSFRRLTE